ATATTTGGAGTACTGGGGAATATTTTGGTCATTCTGTCTGTAGCCTGCCATCGACATCTGCAGACTGTCACACATTATTTTATTGCCAACCTGGCCGTGGCTGACTTACTCTTAATGTCCATGGTGCTTCCCTTTTCAGCTACCTTTGAGATACAAGGATATTGGCTCTTTGGTCGCATCTTCTGCAACATCTGGGCAGCTGTGGATGTTCTTTGTTGCACAGCTTCCATAATGAGCCTTTGTGCCATATCTATTGATCGGTACATAGGGGTTAGTTACCCTCTAAGGTACCCAAGCATTATGACTGAAAGGAGAGGAATTCTTTCTCTGCTTTGTATTTGGGTTTTATCCCTAGTCATCTCAGTTGGACCCCTGTTTGGCTGGAAGGAACCAGCACCAGAAGATGAAACAATCTGTGAGATAACAGAAGAGCCAGGGTATGTGATCTTCTCAGCTTTTGGATCCTTTTATTTGCCTCTGACTATCACCCTGGTGATGTACTTTCGAGTCTATATTGTGGCCAAACGAGAGGGCAAAGTCTTAACCCGTGGGATGAAGTTTGATAAGTCAGACTCTGAGGAAGTGACTTTGCGCATCCATAGAAAAAGCACGCCAGAAAGCATAAATTCTACACATAGCTCAAAGCACAAGACTCATTTCTCGGTGAGGCTTCTCAAGTTTTCCAGGGAAAAGAAAGCAGCGAAGACATTGGGAATAGTAGTAGGATGTTTTGTGCTGTGCTGGCTCCCATTCTTTCTAGCTATGCCCATAGGTGAGTAAAACTTATTCTCATTACATGTTTTGAATTTAAGGTTTTAGCAAAATGGTTTAAGTACTTTACCATTATTTATTACACTGAGATCACAGTTTGTAGGCTCTTTGAAAAGATAAAGAGATAGACACAAATGTTTATTTGGTCAAATGGTAAGCTGTACCTTGTTTACAAAATTCAATATGTTATTAATACATGACATCCTTAACCCTTAAGGAATAAGAACAGTTGATGCTTTCCTCAAAATCTGGTTCCTGGGCATGGAATACCATGAGCACCTCTGAACATCTCTGCTTTTGCTGAATAAGTGGAACACTGCATTTTGATAGTGGGTCTTTAAAATCACAATAGATTGTTGTGGTGGAATTCTTCTAAATTTGAGCCACAAAGGGCTCAATAAGTATTGTATATTAGAAACAGATACTTTGCAGTGCATTTACTTGTTTTAGGGAGGAGAGTTGTTTAGCGTTCAATAGTTTTACATTGTTTTTGCATTGTACttcttattaaagggatactttagagCTAGgattacaaatctgtattcctagaaCTATACTTTCCTCtgctcccctcccccacccccacacttCCTGCCACGATCTCACTCTGTACTGAGTCGGCACTCCACCTCCTCCAACATGACCCAACGAGTGGTGCTATTGCACATGCGTCGCAAGCATATTAGGCcgaccccacaggaaagcattgctgcaatgcttttctatgcggTTTTGCTAAGCGtgaagatgtccagcatcagGTGCCAAAAGTCGCCTAGAAAACAGGAAGTGCCTTTAGTGACTGTCTGattcacagccactagaggcagtcctaACCTttccatgtaattattgcagtttatcagaaactgcgataattaacattgcaggtttaaggggacaggGTCCCTACACCCAGATcccttcaatgagttgaagtggtctggctgcctatagtgtccctttaagatggttTTCCTTCTAACAAGAATTTATTATCCTGTAAAACATGAAAACAATATCATGGAACAAtttagtatgttttttttatttgtaaaaaaatgtttttaagtggAGTAATGTAACATGTATGTCCCTTGTCTTGTGTACATTTACTAGTTCCATTATAAATGTTACTGAATGTAAGTTTACCGGAGAGAGTCTTATGTAGATATGTAGAGCTGAATTGAATTAATGGGTAGCATTTCAGAAAAAATTTTTACAGACTAAGCAATACGGGGAAAGCaaatgtctgcttttttttcatgaatgtgtatatatggtaTTACATTCATTTGCATTGCGAAATGAAATTTAGTCCATAAAGCTTCACTTACTTTCGTTTATACTCTTGGAATGATTAGCAACTCGTGGATGCTACATTGGAATGAATTTATTTGCCACGAACCCAGTGCACCTATTTATTGTTTGAAATGAATAGGGAGAGGCTGAGATTTATTGCACATTTGAAGTCATTAAAGGAAGCTTCAAAGATCATACCATTCCTACAATCATAATCAGGAGGGAGAAGAGTGAATGGTAGATATCTCTCATAACCCCTTTAGCATTACAGAAATTGGTGACCCTTTTAACTAGCTATTGTTTTTGAAATATATGTTTTCACTGCATTTAGTGTATGTTGGCGCTATGCGATGATTTACACTGTGTTACTTCACCATTTTATTAAGCTGCTTTTATTTATCtagtatatttatttttgcctttttactaatatttcagaccctgtgtgaaaAATTGCAAGATAAGGGGTAATAAATATGATTTAAACGTTTTCATTCCCTCGATATTTCTATAACGGATgagcaaataaatgaaaaataaagattatgtaaattaaaatgttaatgttCTATCCACAAAGTGGCTATTTTATCATACATATGTTGTAGCTATGCATcctgtgtttttaaataaatattatgctaatatttttgcaAAGGAAAAAGTGCTTGGTAGTGAAGGAGTTTACATCTCATTTCTCCATATAATATTGAGCAGCCTCCCATCTAGTTTTGTCAGGTGATGTCACAGAAAGaacccacccagaccactttccaAACCCTGCATTACCCAATGATctttttgttattaatatctattaAAGGTCTCTCTGGCCAGGAAAATAAAGTCTGTAGGGAAACAcctaggacagggataggcaaccttcggctctgcagatgttttggactacacctcccatgatgctttgccagcattatgtgtgtaagagcattatgggggatgtagtccacaacatctggagagccgaaggttgcctatccctgacctaggACATGGCAAGAATTTAACGAGTACAAGTTTTGCAccgattaattaattaaatgatatATCTAATTTTTTGTGTCCCACACAAACCTTGTCTGTCACACAGCATATGTTGTCTTTTAGGGAGAAAGTATTATCAAGAgaagatgaaaaagaaaaaaatttaattttgaattccatttattttatcacaatttttctgcagatatttaaaggaacactacaatattagaaatatatacattttgtttacaATACTGGAGTGTTATAAACTGTATTTAGATTATAGGTTCCCTtttttcctgtaaaaaaaaaagcttacatattatttatttataaaatattttaccaggaaagatacattgagatttctctcgttttcaagtatgtcctgggtccacaaatcattgcattgttacaattagggtacaatgaaatacaaaaacaatatgaatacacaatatacacaaaacataacatagagcaggtaggaaatatataatcaaccatgacaggtgcatcaCCTGCCATATCTCAAGTCCAATCATGAGAGGGTCTTCTCAACACGCCCTCCTCCACCCCCTGATACTAGGAATGATCTCTCGGCCAGTCCTGTGTTTCTCATAGAGGTGCATACGAGGCCGGACGCACGCACAGCAATCACAATGCTGCGCcagcaatgcttctcatagagaagcatcaaAATCATTGTTTTTCTATGAAAATCCCTCAATTTGACTTTAGATGAGTGCTTAAAGCATGTGAGGAAATGCAGCCAGATGGGTCAACCTAGAAGCTTTATAATAATACTGATTTCTCTTGAAATAGCAATCATTATCATTATGGTTTTCAGTTTATTTgatttcacagtttagtgaataaactcattAGTACTCAAATAAATTATATTGTGAAAGGGTTACGCCAAACACCATGTCCACTTCAGCgatttgaagtggtaatggtgcctggagtctgtatgtgcattaTTTCTctaagaaatgctgcacatacag
This Pelobates fuscus isolate aPelFus1 chromosome 3, aPelFus1.pri, whole genome shotgun sequence DNA region includes the following protein-coding sequences:
- the ADRA1A gene encoding alpha-1A adrenergic receptor; its protein translation is MVLVNQNNTVESVPLCLNCTHHVATINISKAVVVGVIFGGFIIFGVLGNILVILSVACHRHLQTVTHYFIANLAVADLLLMSMVLPFSATFEIQGYWLFGRIFCNIWAAVDVLCCTASIMSLCAISIDRYIGVSYPLRYPSIMTERRGILSLLCIWVLSLVISVGPLFGWKEPAPEDETICEITEEPGYVIFSAFGSFYLPLTITLVMYFRVYIVAKREGKVLTRGMKFDKSDSEEVTLRIHRKSTPESINSTHSSKHKTHFSVRLLKFSREKKAAKTLGIVVGCFVLCWLPFFLAMPIGSIYPPAKPPDTIFKITFWLGYFNSCINPVIYPCSSPEFRKAFQNVLHARCSPRRQAASKYSSGFILNSPVNRGSEELKNVVRIPVGSGENFYKISNSGGVCEWKYFTPLPSPSTPYGAPRDFSNCSTARMNSKSFLRTCCCIGTEQKQMCHDVPTIKIHRISISENGEAI